The DNA region TGCCTCTGCCGGATGCTATTTCTTCGGCCACACCCAAAGCAGGAGAATTCATTTGGAAATGGCAACCCCAACAGGCTCTTAAACCGAGTCAATATTTTTATTACATCGAAGTCAATAAGAGTTTTGATCAAAACGAACAGCACCACTACAGCTGGTATCGCGGTCAACCCTCTGTGGTATGGCAGGGAAGTATCCAGGTTGGCAATGAAACTTCGAAAAGCGAAGCTAAAATGATCGGGCATGGAGATGTGGATGGAAAAAGCGACCAAATCAACCCTGCCCTGTCAACGCTTACCACTTCTCTGGGATTAATCGAAAAAGCCGAAGCCGTTTATGATCCATAGGCTGTATCAATGAAATGGCTCTACGTTCAACTGGGCCATGCATACACATCTCAGCAACCTCTTTGCAGGACCAACTGAACTTAACCAATCCCTTTTTGAACTAAGAGCAGGTAGATAAACATGTTTTTTTTAGACAAACCATATGTTTCGAATTTTTTCAAAATGACTGTCAGGGATAATGACATCCCGGTGGTCGGTACGGATATAGCAAATGATTTAGGCCTTTATAATGGGACAAAGGTAATCAGCGAACAAAAAGCGATTGCAATGGCTCGAGAGCTGAGTAATCCCCCCATCTATACTACATCAGAAAATTCAATCGGTTGGATATCGAAGCATTTGCCTTTTTCCAAACTTCCGGAAAAAATAGAGCTGTTCAAAGATAAACTAAAATTTCGTGAATTAACCAGACCGATCTTCCCCGATTTCTACTTCAAAGAGGTTCTGGCGGAAAACTTGAAAAAGATCCGGTTTAACCAAATCTCACGACCATTTATAATCAAGCCAGCTGTTGGTTTTTTTAGTATGGGTGTCCATAAGGTCTCATGTTACCAAGAGTGGGTTCGCACCATTGATTCTATCACCGGCGAAATCAACCAAATTAAAAATCGATACCCTAAAGAGGTGTTAAGCACCCGTTCTTTTATTATTGAACAATGTATTGATGGCGAAGAATTTGCAGTCGACGCCTATTATAATTCGACCGGTGAACCGGTTATTCTGAGCATCTTTAAACATCCTTTTTCTTCGGGCAACGATGTAAGTGACCGGGTTTATATTTCTTCCAAACAGATTATCGAAAATAACCTGGAGGAATTTACCGGTTTTTTAGCAAAAATTGGCAATTTGGCTGGAGTAAAAAATTTTCCGGTCCATGTTGAGCTTAGGCGAGACAAAAGGGGGACCTTATTACCGATCGAAGTAAATCCAATGCGGTTTGGCGGTTGGTGTAGCACACCAGATATATCCTTTCTGGCCTATGGATTTAATCCTTATCTATATTATTATTTGCGTAAAAAACCAGACTGGTCTGAGGTTCTTAAAGGAAAAGAGGGAAAACTATACTGTATTATCGTATTGGAAAATTCCACCGGCATAGACGTGGCTAAAATTTCATCATTCAACTATGAAAAGTTACTTTCAAATTTTGAAAATCCACTAGAGCTTAGAAAAATTGATTATAAAAAACACTCAGTCTTCGGCTTCTTGTTCACGGAAACCAGAGAAAACAATTTTAACGAGCTTAAAAACATTCTCGATTCGGATTTGAATGAATTTATATCAATCCGATAGTATAATAGCTTCATTCACTAAGGTTTTCCTCTGTTAAGGATTATCAGTTGGAAAGACCTTGACTGAACACCGAACCATTTTTTATATTCGATTAAATGTCACAAAAACCATTTATTATAAAACGGCTCCTGGTGGTTTCCTTTTTGCTGCTGGTCCTGCTAATTTTGTCCACATTTCTGGGTCTTTCCATGGGGTCTTCCGGAAACGGCGCAAATGCCGTTTTTAAATCGCTGTTTGGGGTGAATGAAGCTGATTCCATGATTCATACCATTATCTGGAAGATTCGTTTACCTCGTGTGCTTCTGGCAGCCCTTGTAGGTGCAACGCTTTCACTGGGCGGACTTGTTTTTCAGGCACTTCTTAGAAACCCGCTTGCCGAGCCTTACATTCTTGGAATTTCAGGCGGATCCGCTATTGGTGCAATAATCGGCATACTGGCCGGACTATCCCGTTTTCCGGGCGTCAGCCTCACCGCCTTTCTGGGAAGTATTGCCACCCTTCTTTTAATCCTTGCCATGTCATCCGGACAAACGATCCTTAAAAAAGATTCCCTGCTGCTATCGGGGGTGATGGTGAATGCCTTCTGTTCTGCCATTATTATGTTCCTCATATCGATCACGCAGGACTCACGGATCCATAATATCATCTTCTGGCTCATGGGGGATCTTTCCATGAGTGACCTGAAGCAGGTTGAAATGCTTTCTCTGACACTTGTTCCCTGTTTTATTATCATATTCCGTTACTCGCACACCATGAACCTCCTCCTTATGGGAAATGAAATGGCCCAGACCATGGGGGTGAACATTAAACGAGTCACCACTATTCTGCTTGTCACCACATCTTTTATGGTCAGTTCCACCGTCAGTCACTGTGGCCTGCTCGGTTTTGTCGGACTGGTTATGCCCCATCTTTTTCGGCTTATGCTGGGTTCTGACCACCGTATCCTCGTTCCGGCATGCATTCTTGGGGGTGGATCATATATGGTTTTCTGTGACCTGATGTCGAGAATCCTTTCGCAACATGGAGAAATGCCTGCAGGAGTGATTACTGCCATGATCGGGGCACCTCTATTTATATACCTTTTAAAAAGATCAAAATGAAGAATAGCGCTGTTGACATAACCAATCTCAGTTTTACCTACCGCAATCATCCTGTGTTGCATCATTTGTCCTTTTCTGTTTCGCAAGGCGAATTTTTTATCATCATTGGCCCCAACGGCTCAGGAAAAACAACCCTGATGAAAATAATGGCCGGAATCCTGAAATCCAAAATAGATGAGGTTAAAGTTTTTAACCAACCTCTCAAAGAATATACCCGGAATGATCTGGCAAAAATAGTTGCCATTGTTCCCCAGATGGCGGTTGCTGATTTTCCTTTTACAGTCACGGAACTGGTCCTTATGGGACGCTCTCCCCATCTGAATGTGCTGGGCTTGGAACAGCAAAAAGATCTTGAAATTGCGCAAAATGCCATGGCCTTTACCGAAGTTGAACATCTGGCTCATAGAAAAGTGGATCAATTGAGCGGAGGCGAATGCCAGCGTGTTTTCATTGCCAGAGCAATCTGCCATGAACCAAAAATAATCCTGCTAGATGAGCCCACCGCATCCCTCGATCTTGCTCACCAGCTTAAAATTATGGATTTGATGGAAAAGTTGAAAATTCAACGCGGGATGACGGTGATAATGGTATCCCATGATGTAAATCTGGCGGCCATGTATTCTGATCGGCTGTTGCTGCTAAAAAATGGAGAAATTGCCGGTCTGGGAAAACCGGATGAAATATTGACCTTGCAGATACTAAAGGAAACATACGATTGCAGGCTTTTGGTTGATGAAAGCCCGGTGGGTAAATTCCTCAGAATTACACTGGTGCCTGAAAAGCATCAGCCTAAATGATGATACTGTTGCAAAAAGTCACGTCAACAACTTAGTTTATGCCACCATTTTTCCAGAAATACCAATGATGTTGCCAAATCGTGGTATGAAAAGACTTCCAATGACACAGTTTGAGAAAATTGATTTAATATCCCAATGATCTCCTCCGCCCTTTCTGCTGCTAAACGTGTCAATGAAAGGTGGTCACAGCCGTTTTCAACGCCATGAAGGTGTATAATGGATATATGGTTATCGTGGTCACTAAAAAATCCCTCTAGATCCTCACCCCTCACCATAAGATGCCCCATATCCATGCAAACGGTAAAATTAAATTCCCTCACCATATCTTCCACCCATGCAAAAGGATAATTTATATTCTCAATCGATATGTCTTCAGCTTTTGCTCCTAAGTTCACTAACCGATTAATCGCTTCGTATATACGCTCCCGCCATTTTTGCACCATCTCTTTTTCACCCGAAGTTTCATCGTATGATAAATGGAGGGTGCAGGTAGACGGGCATAAGGGTGAGCTTAAATCAAGCACACGCAGTATGGTTTCCACCGCATGATGTCGTGGGGATGGATCTTTATGCCCGAATGATATATCTGTTGGCAGATGAATGTTATAGGTAAGATCGAATTCTGCTGACAGAAGTGAAAGCGCACCGATATCATTTTGCCCGGGGAGGCTGCCCGGTTGACTTTCAAATAGCAAAAGCTCTATCTCATCTATATACGGTCCAAGCATGGTTACATTGGGCACATAACCGTCCGAATAGATAAAGGATGTGGTGCCGATTTTAAACGGGTACACGCCTTTGTATGATTTTGGCAGAGGCAGATGCATTGATTAAAATAGAAATAGAAAAACCGTTACCCCACATAATGTGACAAGCCATATCACCGAAGACAGTACCATTAGATCGCAGGCTTTTTTTATATGGATGATTTCTGCTTCCCCGAAAAACTCTCCTATAAACGGCTTATGAACCAGCCGGCCGTGATAGTAATTGGGGCCGCCGAGCTTTATTCCCATGGCGCCGGCAAATGAAGCTTCGGGAAACCCCGCATTGGGGCTTGAGTGATTTTTTCCTTCTTTTATGGCGGTTTTTAACGCACGCCACCCTTTTTGTAAAACGAGTTGGGCAGACAGCGATATAATGGGTACTGACAGGCGGGCAGGAACATAATTGGCAACATCGTCTATTCGTGCGGCTGCTTTGCCAAAATGAACATACGTTTCATTTTTATACCCAACCATGGAGTCTAACGTATTCACCATTTTATAGGTTAGTGCAAGTGGAGCGCCTCCGATAACGGCAAAAAATAAAGGTGCGATAACGCCATCCACCAGGTTTTCAGCAACGGTCTCAACGCAGGCCCTGATCATTCCTCTTTCAGTCAGTTGTTTGACATCTCTGCCCACTATACATGAAAGTTTTATTTTTGCTTCCTCTATTTTATTCCTGACCAATGATCGCTTTACTTCCATGGCCGCTTGTCTGAGCGATCTAACCGAAATACACCAGTAAATCAGTACAGTTTGCAAAACCATTTCAACTACCGGATGTATTTTTCTCGCAATAACCACCAAGCCAAAACTCATTATCCAGGTGGAAATTATGAGAATGAGCGCGAAAAAGGTTCCGTAAACTGTGAGATTTTTTGAATTTTTTCTAAATGCAGGTTCAAATCGTTCAATCGCTTTCCCCATCCATCGAATGGGGTGGGGAAGAAACAGAGGATCACCGACTATCAGATCGAGAACAACAGCAGCAGGAAGAATAATGAATAATCCACACGATTCCATCATGGGTTGCTTATATCCGATATTAAAACAGCCAGTTTATCCGCAAACATCCGGTTCACATTCTCTGTGTTCAAGGAGAAACGGATAAATTGTTCGGAAAGTCCTTTGAAATTAGAACAGTTTCGTAACAGTATTTTCTCGTGTTGCAATTGTTCGCAAACTTCTCCGGCAGTAACGATGTCCGGCAGTTTGGCAAGCATGAAAGCCACCTGACTTGGGATTACTTTTATCCGGCCGGTCGACTCTAGTGTTTCAGCCAGCTTTTCTCTTTCGTTTTTAACAAATTTTCGCGTCTGCTCAACAAAACGGTCTATCTCACTTTTGTTCATCATCAGGTAAGATGCTGCCGCTTGCGCAAGGCTGTTCACACTCCAGGGAAGCATGTATTTTTTGAATTTGCGGATGATGCCTTTTGCTGCAATTAAAAATCCAATCCTCAGTCCGGGAATCCTGAATATCTTGGACATCGAATTTAAAATCACTACATTGGCAAAACCGGAGCAAATCATGCTTGCTTTTTCACCGTTTTCCACAAACGCAAGGTAGGATTCATCTATGATAAAATGGGTATGGGGAAAAGATCGGCAAATAAAAATTATTTTTTCAGGGGATATCAATGTCCCTGTTGGGTTGTTGGGGTTACAGATAAAAACCGTATCATACCCCTTGATTTCATTTTTCAACGCATTAATATCGACCTCAAATAAAAGCGACTCGGAGGCTATAAAAAAATCAAACTCGACCCTATGCATTCGGCAGGCATCGGCATAATCGGAATATGTGGGTCCGATTATCAGCGCTTTCTTTGTTTCCAGCACTTGTGGAATGGCATATATTAACGGAGTGGTTCCGCTTCCTGCTAAAATACATTCAGCATCTAAACCGCATCGCTGGGCAAATTCGGTTGATATTTCTTTTGCATCGACTTGAGGAAGTGCGGTGA from Thermodesulfobacteriota bacterium includes:
- a CDS encoding ATP-grasp domain-containing protein produces the protein MFFLDKPYVSNFFKMTVRDNDIPVVGTDIANDLGLYNGTKVISEQKAIAMARELSNPPIYTTSENSIGWISKHLPFSKLPEKIELFKDKLKFRELTRPIFPDFYFKEVLAENLKKIRFNQISRPFIIKPAVGFFSMGVHKVSCYQEWVRTIDSITGEINQIKNRYPKEVLSTRSFIIEQCIDGEEFAVDAYYNSTGEPVILSIFKHPFSSGNDVSDRVYISSKQIIENNLEEFTGFLAKIGNLAGVKNFPVHVELRRDKRGTLLPIEVNPMRFGGWCSTPDISFLAYGFNPYLYYYLRKKPDWSEVLKGKEGKLYCIIVLENSTGIDVAKISSFNYEKLLSNFENPLELRKIDYKKHSVFGFLFTETRENNFNELKNILDSDLNEFISIR
- the cbiR gene encoding cobamide remodeling phosphodiesterase CbiR, whose product is MYPFKIGTTSFIYSDGYVPNVTMLGPYIDEIELLLFESQPGSLPGQNDIGALSLLSAEFDLTYNIHLPTDISFGHKDPSPRHHAVETILRVLDLSSPLCPSTCTLHLSYDETSGEKEMVQKWRERIYEAINRLVNLGAKAEDISIENINYPFAWVEDMVREFNFTVCMDMGHLMVRGEDLEGFFSDHDNHISIIHLHGVENGCDHLSLTRLAAERAEEIIGILNQFSQTVSLEVFSYHDLATSLVFLEKWWHKLSC
- the cbiB gene encoding adenosylcobinamide-phosphate synthase CbiB, coding for MMESCGLFIILPAAVVLDLIVGDPLFLPHPIRWMGKAIERFEPAFRKNSKNLTVYGTFFALILIISTWIMSFGLVVIARKIHPVVEMVLQTVLIYWCISVRSLRQAAMEVKRSLVRNKIEEAKIKLSCIVGRDVKQLTERGMIRACVETVAENLVDGVIAPLFFAVIGGAPLALTYKMVNTLDSMVGYKNETYVHFGKAAARIDDVANYVPARLSVPIISLSAQLVLQKGWRALKTAIKEGKNHSSPNAGFPEASFAGAMGIKLGGPNYYHGRLVHKPFIGEFFGEAEIIHIKKACDLMVLSSVIWLVTLCGVTVFLFLF
- a CDS encoding iron ABC transporter permease, with amino-acid sequence MSQKPFIIKRLLVVSFLLLVLLILSTFLGLSMGSSGNGANAVFKSLFGVNEADSMIHTIIWKIRLPRVLLAALVGATLSLGGLVFQALLRNPLAEPYILGISGGSAIGAIIGILAGLSRFPGVSLTAFLGSIATLLLILAMSSGQTILKKDSLLLSGVMVNAFCSAIIMFLISITQDSRIHNIIFWLMGDLSMSDLKQVEMLSLTLVPCFIIIFRYSHTMNLLLMGNEMAQTMGVNIKRVTTILLVTTSFMVSSTVSHCGLLGFVGLVMPHLFRLMLGSDHRILVPACILGGGSYMVFCDLMSRILSQHGEMPAGVITAMIGAPLFIYLLKRSK
- a CDS encoding threonine-phosphate decarboxylase; translation: MIKGHGGNIYDVATRLGCQPGEIIDMSSNVNPLGPPPGLKVHLQKRLNLITALPQVDAKEISTEFAQRCGLDAECILAGSGTTPLIYAIPQVLETKKALIIGPTYSDYADACRMHRVEFDFFIASESLLFEVDINALKNEIKGYDTVFICNPNNPTGTLISPEKIIFICRSFPHTHFIIDESYLAFVENGEKASMICSGFANVVILNSMSKIFRIPGLRIGFLIAAKGIIRKFKKYMLPWSVNSLAQAAASYLMMNKSEIDRFVEQTRKFVKNEREKLAETLESTGRIKVIPSQVAFMLAKLPDIVTAGEVCEQLQHEKILLRNCSNFKGLSEQFIRFSLNTENVNRMFADKLAVLISDISNP
- a CDS encoding ABC transporter ATP-binding protein produces the protein MKNSAVDITNLSFTYRNHPVLHHLSFSVSQGEFFIIIGPNGSGKTTLMKIMAGILKSKIDEVKVFNQPLKEYTRNDLAKIVAIVPQMAVADFPFTVTELVLMGRSPHLNVLGLEQQKDLEIAQNAMAFTEVEHLAHRKVDQLSGGECQRVFIARAICHEPKIILLDEPTASLDLAHQLKIMDLMEKLKIQRGMTVIMVSHDVNLAAMYSDRLLLLKNGEIAGLGKPDEILTLQILKETYDCRLLVDESPVGKFLRITLVPEKHQPK